From a region of the Eublepharis macularius isolate TG4126 chromosome 7, MPM_Emac_v1.0, whole genome shotgun sequence genome:
- the LOC129333999 gene encoding proto-oncogene Mas-like: MTNQTEYDDTESDTEWWENLSEYFEQRIISSVILFIGILGFMGNGIVLWFLCFCIKRNSFTVYILNLAVADIGVLITMTIFFAVGSASSMFIYVELIIFTYSTSQFLLTVISIDRCVCVLFPIWHRLHRPSHLSTIVCAVIWVLSFLLNGTHYILLKTEILGNDHHLMFYQFFVNALLCVPLMIVSTLTLFIKVCFKSQQRQRGRLLTAILLTLLFFLLFAFPLNASYLVFTLYTNSLASPMRYGLLCASLNSSINPFIYFLVGRKKSQSRESMKAMLWRILEAEEGHREGEQISIQTQL; the protein is encoded by the coding sequence ATGACAAACCAGACCGAATATGATGATACAGAGAGTGATACAGAATGGTGGGAAAACTTAAGTGAGTACTTTGAACAAAGGATTATTTCCTCCGTAATCCTTTTTATTGGCATTTTGGGATTTATGGGGAATGGAATTGTCCTCTGGTTTCTCTGCTTCTGCATTAAGAGGAATTCTTTCACTGTCTACATCCTGAACTTGGCTGTTGCTGATATCGGAGTCCTCATAACAATGACGATATTTTTTGCTGTAGGAAGTGCCTCTTCTATGTTTATATATGTGGAGCTCATCATATTCACATACAGCACTAGCCAATTTCTACTGACTGTCATCAGCATTgaccggtgtgtgtgtgtcctcttCCCGATTTGGCATCGACTTCACCGACCATCTCACTTGTCCACCATTGTGTGCGCTGTCATCTGGGTCCTCTCTTTCCTGCTTAATGGAACTCATTACATACTTCTTAAGACTGAAATCCTGGGAAATGATCACCATCTAATGTTCTACCAGTTTTTTGTGAATGCCCTGCTTTGTGTCCCACTCATGATTGTCTCTACTCTGACCCTATTCATCAAAGTCTGTTTTAAATCCCAACAGCGTCAGCGAGGAAGACTTTTAACAGCCATCTTGCTTActctcctctttttcctcctctttgctTTCCCACTGAATGCCAGTTACTTGGTTTTTACTTTGTACACCAATTCCCTTGCCTCTCCGATGCGGTATGGCTTATTATGCGCTTCTTTAAACAGCAGTATtaacccatttatttatttccttgttGGGAGAAAGAAGAGCCAGTCTAGGGAAAGCATGAAGGCCATGCTTTGGAGGATTTTGGAGGCGGAAGAAGGCCATAGAGAGGGCGAGCAAATTTCCATTCAAACCCAGTTATGA
- the LOC129333998 gene encoding mas-related G-protein coupled receptor member H-like: MENKFSFGFQPYDDLPFSELYKYLGDSVMIDICTIFVCIFGLVANGIILRLLGFCTKRNPFTTYILNLTVSDFGFLLFLLHINIFVRIRNVLMPSYDLYTDILLNLLLLTHSSCQFLLTFISIDRCVAVFFPDWYCCHRSPNLPTALCAFIWVLLFLLCGIQLILFFTGADEYFDLTVYQYFVIACICLPLMTIATLTLFIKVSFKLQRHQRGKLLIVILLILLFSLLFSFLTNALSIAIYFNVVFDHLLDYMFLCGSLKSSINLLFFLLVGRWKVHRFQENAKVILQRVFKEEEPQHTIQTEL; this comes from the coding sequence ATGGAGAACAAGTTCAGTTTTGGATTCCAACCTTATGACGATTTACCATTTTCAGAACTGTACAAATACCTTGGTGATTCAGTTATGATTGATATCTGTACTATTTTTGTCTGCATTTTTGGACTTGTGGCCAATGGAATTATCCTCCGGCTTCTTGGCTTCTGTACTAAGAGGAATCCTTTCACCACCTACATCCTGAACTTGACAGTCTCTGACTTTGGGTTCCTGTTATTCCTTTTACATATAAATATATTTGTCCGTATAAGAAATGTTTTGATGCCCTCCTATGATCTTTATACAGATATTTTGCTTAACCTTCTCTTACTAACGCACAGCAGTTGTCAGTTTCTGTTGACCTTCATCAGCATTGACAGGTGTGTGGCTGTCTTCTTCCCAGATTGGTATTGTTGCCACAGGTCACCAAATTTGCCCACTGCTCTGTGTGCCTTCATATGGGTACTGTTATTCTTGCTTTGTGGAATCCAACTAATCCTGTTTTTTACTGGAGCAGATGAGTATTTTGATTTGACAGTATACCAGTATTTTGTGATTGCATGTATATGCCTCCCGCTGATGACTATTGCCACTCTGACTCTGTTTATCAAAGTCAGCTTTAAATTACAAAGACATCAACGTGGAAAACTTCTAATAGTTATCTTGCTCATtctgctcttctccctcctcttttctttcctgaCAAATGCCCTTTCGATTGCCAtttattttaatgttgtttttgaCCATCTACTTGACTATATGTTTCTATGTGGCTCCCTAAAGAGCAGTATTAACCTGCTATTTTTTTTATTGGTTGGGAGATGGAAAGTCCACCGATTTCAGGAAAATGCAAAGGTCATCCTCCAAAGAGTTTTCAAGGAGGAGGAACCTCAACACACCATTCAAACTGAGTTATGA
- the LOC129334000 gene encoding mas-related G-protein coupled receptor member H-like: MTNSNLSFHFFEDTESDLHEYIFNISKDSLELILNHHFALISVITSILIFLACIIGIVGNGITIWILGVCMKRNPFTTYILNLAIADIGVLITVISLYILPFLFSGNLPIWGICICSYVQSLMYITDQLILTVVSIDRCVAVLFPIWHRCHRPPRLSSIVCVCIWVFSCLISGLDILLTFANQFILLQFIVNVAICTPLMAVSTVILFVKIYTKSQQHQRGKLLTVIVLALFFFLIFGFPMNYFYFLIYYYFSDGIDLMSLLMAALGCAVLNCNVNPVVYFLVGRKKKGRSRLSMKVALQRVFTDEEICGGQQGTRAETQF, encoded by the exons ATGACCAATTCAAATTTGTCGTTTCATTTCTTTGAGGATACTGAATCAGATCTTCATGAATACATATTTAATATTTCAAAAGACAGCCTAGAACTGATTCTCAATCATCATTTTGCACTAATTAGTGTCATTACTTCTATCCTCATCTTTCTTGCTTGCATTATCGGAATTGTGGGGAATGGAATTACCATCTGGATTCTTGGTGTCTGCATGAAGAGGAATCCCTTCACAACCTATATCCTGAACTTGGCCATTGCTGATATTGGAGTCCTCATCACCGTCATTTCGCTCTACATACTTCCATTCCTTTTCAGTGGAAATCTTCCTATTTGGGGAATTTGCATATGTAGTTATGTTCAGTCATTAATGTATATCACTGATCAGCTTATCTTGACAGTGGTCAGTATTGACAGGTGTGTGGCTGTCCTCTTCCCGATCTGGCATCGATGCCACCGGCCCCCACGCTTGTCGAGCATTGTCTGTGTCTGTATATGGGTCTTCTCCTGCCTAATTAGTGGACTGGACATCCTTCTCACATTTGCCAATCAATTCATATTGCTCCAATTTATTGTGAACGTTGCAATTTGTACCCCACTCATGGCTGTTTCCACTGTCATCTTGTTTGTAAAAATCTACACTAAATCCCAGCAGCATCAGCGGGGAAAGCTTTTAACGGTCATTGTCCTTGCACTCTTCTTCTTTCTTATCTTTGGTTTCCCTATGAATTACTTTTATTTCCTCATTTACTATTACTTTTCGGATGGCATTGATTTAATGTCACTGCT aatggctgctttggggtgtGCAGTTCTAAACTGCAATGTCAATCCAGTGGTATATTTCTTAGTGGGAAGAAAGAAGAAGGGGCGATCTAGGCTATCCATGAAAGTTGCCCTCCAAAGGGTTTTTACAGATGAGGAAATCTGCGGAGGGCAACAAGGAACCCGAGCTGAAACCCAGTTCTGA